A part of Desulfoplanes formicivorans genomic DNA contains:
- the aroC gene encoding chorismate synthase, with product MSGNTFGTIFRVTTFGESHGPGLGGIVDGCPAGIKLDEAIIQKALDRRKPGQGYGATSRKEDDKVSLLSGVFQGKTTGTPIGFFVANTNQRSGDYSRLKDIYRPGHGDYTYDAKYGFRDYRGGGRSSGRETVARVAAGAIAQQVLARQSIRVMAYTVELGGIPARETILDQIETRPFFAADPDMVAAWEERIDTVRKQGDTLGGIVEIRVQGVPAGLGEPVFDKLDACLAQGVMSVGAVKGVSVGAGFEAARMLGSENNDPLSPEGFLSNHAGGILAGISSGQDILVRAAIKPIPSIARKQRTIDRTNQEQTICIGGRHDICAIPRVVPVLKAMVALTLTDMLLRHRAGA from the coding sequence ATGAGCGGGAATACCTTTGGCACCATCTTCCGCGTGACAACCTTTGGCGAATCCCACGGACCGGGTCTTGGCGGCATTGTTGACGGATGCCCTGCCGGGATCAAGCTGGACGAGGCAATCATCCAAAAGGCCCTTGACCGTCGCAAACCCGGCCAGGGTTACGGGGCAACGTCCAGAAAGGAAGACGACAAGGTCTCCCTGCTTTCCGGCGTTTTCCAGGGAAAGACCACCGGAACTCCCATTGGTTTTTTCGTGGCCAATACCAACCAGCGTTCCGGGGATTATTCCAGGCTCAAGGACATCTACCGTCCCGGACACGGCGACTATACCTATGACGCCAAATACGGTTTCAGGGACTACCGGGGCGGTGGCAGATCCTCGGGACGGGAAACCGTTGCCCGGGTGGCTGCTGGGGCCATTGCCCAGCAGGTGCTTGCCCGTCAGTCCATCCGGGTCATGGCCTACACCGTGGAACTGGGAGGGATCCCTGCACGGGAGACAATACTGGACCAGATTGAAACACGCCCGTTTTTTGCGGCCGATCCAGACATGGTTGCAGCCTGGGAAGAGCGGATTGATACGGTGAGAAAACAGGGGGATACTCTGGGCGGGATTGTTGAAATCCGGGTCCAGGGCGTTCCTGCCGGGCTGGGAGAGCCGGTTTTCGACAAGCTCGACGCATGCCTGGCCCAGGGTGTGATGAGCGTGGGCGCGGTCAAGGGAGTGAGTGTGGGCGCAGGGTTTGAGGCGGCCAGGATGCTTGGCAGTGAAAACAACGATCCCCTCTCGCCTGAAGGTTTTCTGTCCAATCATGCCGGCGGCATCCTGGCCGGCATATCCAGTGGCCAGGATATTCTTGTACGCGCGGCCATCAAGCCCATTCCCTCCATTGCCCGAAAGCAACGCACCATTGACCGCACCAACCAGGAGCAGACCATCTGCATTGGCGGTCGTCACGATATCTGCGCCATCCCCCGGGTGGTGCCGGTCCTCAAGGCCATGGTGGCCCTGACCCTGACGGATATGCTTCTTCGACACAGGGCTGGGGCGTGA
- a CDS encoding ElyC/SanA/YdcF family protein has translation MDPFILKKLVSRLFFPVPLCLELLILGIILMLARRARKTALFLVGSSGGLLLLLSLEGPSCLLLHPLETMYPPAFTSPASCETRPRIDWIVVLGGGTVPALDRPPHTRLETNSLSRVIEGVRLARIFPEARMVFTGAGTPGDTDSTAGIMAQTAVSLGVASSRITIVGQAMDTPDEARLCSRLIPANQRLILVTSASHIHRALRLFLKQGLCPIPAPTSFQCPTSSSLSYLDFIPSASNLKRSERAIYEYMGLMWSSLRGLI, from the coding sequence ATGGACCCATTCATCCTCAAGAAACTGGTCTCCCGGTTGTTCTTTCCGGTGCCCCTGTGTCTGGAGCTTCTGATTCTGGGAATCATCCTCATGCTGGCCAGGCGGGCCAGGAAAACCGCTCTTTTTCTTGTAGGCAGCAGCGGAGGACTCTTGCTCCTGCTCAGCCTTGAGGGGCCTTCCTGCCTGTTGCTGCACCCCCTTGAAACCATGTATCCTCCGGCGTTCACGTCCCCTGCATCCTGTGAAACACGCCCCCGCATTGACTGGATCGTGGTCCTTGGAGGCGGAACCGTACCCGCCCTTGACCGGCCCCCCCATACCCGGCTGGAAACCAACTCCCTGTCCCGGGTCATTGAAGGCGTCAGGCTGGCCCGGATTTTTCCCGAGGCGCGCATGGTCTTTACCGGAGCAGGCACCCCGGGAGATACCGACTCCACGGCCGGGATCATGGCCCAGACCGCCGTCAGCCTGGGCGTGGCCTCCTCCCGGATCACCATTGTGGGCCAGGCCATGGACACGCCTGACGAAGCACGTTTGTGCTCCCGACTCATACCGGCAAACCAGCGCCTGATCCTGGTCACTTCAGCATCCCACATCCACCGGGCCCTGCGCTTGTTTCTCAAACAGGGGCTCTGCCCCATCCCGGCACCAACCAGCTTTCAGTGCCCCACATCATCCAGCCTGTCCTATCTGGACTTCATCCCCTCGGCCAGTAACCTGAAGCGTTCGGAACGGGCCATCTACGAGTACATGGGCCTTATGTGGTCCTCGCTACGCGGTCTCATCTGA
- a CDS encoding YbaK/EbsC family protein — MTHTKRNKKHFPVTPAIRFLDQNQGRFIPHVYDFAREGGVSRQCAQRLGIDLHSVAKTLIFEDVSLHPFIVIMPGDKEVVTRKMARYLGVKTVAPCTPHTAQKHSGYQMGGCSPFGARRAMPVFMEEELLDLATVYINGGKRGFILEMEPGEIVRLLDPTLVRVGM, encoded by the coding sequence ATGACACACACCAAAAGGAACAAAAAACACTTTCCTGTCACCCCAGCCATACGGTTTCTTGATCAGAACCAGGGTCGGTTCATTCCCCATGTGTATGATTTTGCCCGTGAGGGGGGCGTTAGCAGACAATGCGCCCAACGTCTGGGCATTGACCTGCACAGCGTGGCCAAGACCCTGATTTTCGAGGATGTGAGCCTTCATCCCTTTATCGTCATCATGCCCGGGGACAAAGAGGTGGTCACCAGAAAAATGGCCCGGTATCTCGGAGTCAAGACGGTTGCTCCCTGCACACCCCACACGGCTCAAAAACATTCGGGCTACCAGATGGGCGGCTGTTCCCCTTTTGGAGCCAGGCGGGCCATGCCCGTATTCATGGAAGAGGAGCTTCTTGATCTTGCAACCGTGTATATCAACGGAGGCAAAAGGGGGTTCATCCTGGAAATGGAACCCGGGGAGATCGTGCGTTTGCTTGATCCTACCCTGGTCCGGGTGGGAATGTGA
- a CDS encoding TRAP transporter large permease, giving the protein MSLTMFGLVGIGVLVAMIFLLRIPVGFAMGIVGFCGFWAVLDVHAALGMLGDETWKVFSSYGLTVIPLFILMGQICFYSGLNGRLYRAAYAWMGPVHGGVAMATVLACAGFAAISGSNTATAATMSSVALPQMKKYGYDPILSTGTVAAASTLGAVIPPSIVLIVIGLQTGQSIAALFWAALVPGVLLVVFFIMRIVMVCKKHPDLGPAGPSTGWGEKFRSLKGSLEMVVLFALVMGGLVAGLFTPSEAGAAGAALALAVSWAGGNLTWKRLVNSIRDTLSISCMIMTIVLGAVIFGRFLAVTRIPFTLASQVAELAFPPLVILGLICLLYILGGAIMDALALLIITIPIFFPVAATLGYDPLWFAVVVTVVTTMGAITPPVGVNTFIVSAMAGDVPLAHVFRGVAIFLPCYLACLALLILWPGILNIF; this is encoded by the coding sequence ATGAGTCTGACCATGTTCGGGTTGGTGGGTATTGGTGTTCTTGTGGCCATGATCTTTCTTTTGCGCATTCCCGTGGGCTTTGCCATGGGCATTGTGGGGTTTTGCGGGTTCTGGGCTGTCCTGGATGTTCACGCTGCATTGGGCATGCTGGGTGACGAGACATGGAAGGTCTTTTCCTCGTACGGGTTGACGGTCATCCCCCTGTTCATCCTCATGGGCCAGATTTGCTTTTACTCAGGGCTCAACGGCCGCCTGTACCGTGCGGCCTACGCCTGGATGGGCCCGGTACACGGCGGCGTGGCCATGGCCACGGTGCTTGCCTGTGCCGGATTTGCCGCCATTTCCGGTTCCAATACGGCCACGGCCGCCACCATGAGTTCCGTGGCCCTGCCCCAGATGAAGAAGTACGGGTATGACCCCATCTTAAGCACGGGTACAGTTGCTGCAGCTTCGACCCTTGGGGCGGTCATTCCTCCTAGTATCGTCCTTATTGTCATCGGGTTGCAGACCGGGCAGTCCATTGCCGCGCTTTTCTGGGCCGCCCTGGTACCCGGGGTGCTCCTGGTGGTATTTTTCATCATGCGCATTGTCATGGTCTGCAAAAAACATCCGGACCTTGGTCCGGCAGGCCCTTCCACCGGCTGGGGAGAAAAGTTTCGTTCCCTCAAAGGTTCCCTGGAGATGGTCGTCCTGTTCGCCCTGGTCATGGGCGGTCTTGTGGCCGGCCTGTTCACTCCGTCCGAGGCGGGTGCTGCAGGTGCGGCCCTGGCCCTGGCGGTCAGCTGGGCGGGAGGGAACCTGACCTGGAAGCGGTTGGTCAATTCCATCAGGGATACTTTGAGTATTTCGTGCATGATCATGACCATTGTCCTGGGCGCGGTCATTTTCGGCCGGTTTCTGGCCGTAACCCGCATCCCCTTTACCCTGGCCTCCCAGGTGGCTGAACTGGCCTTTCCTCCCCTTGTCATTTTGGGACTCATCTGCCTTTTGTATATTCTGGGTGGAGCCATCATGGATGCCCTGGCCCTGCTCATCATTACCATCCCCATTTTTTTCCCGGTGGCAGCCACCCTGGGATATGATCCCTTGTGGTTTGCCGTGGTGGTCACCGTGGTCACGACCATGGGGGCGATCACCCCGCCGGTGGGGGTGAACACCTTTATTGTTTCGGCCATGGCCGGGGACGTGCCCCTTGCCCATGTGTTTCGGGGAGTGGCCATTTTTCTACCCTGCTATCTGGCCTGTCTGGCCCTTTTGATTCTCTGGCCCGGGATTCTGAACATCTTTTAG
- a CDS encoding TRAP transporter small permease: MQTMVQWLNTTLLCLAGLCLMGMVFLACSNMVLRFFGHPVKGTFELMGFLGAMVGALALSGTQAGKGHIVISMFQDRFPARMRLGLDVLTSLICLAFFGLVAWQTWDLALSIREFEEVSETLQIIYYPFVLVVCLGVIALVLQIFVELVLLVGDRSRGGAS, encoded by the coding sequence ATGCAAACAATGGTTCAATGGCTCAATACCACCCTGTTGTGTCTGGCAGGGCTCTGTCTCATGGGCATGGTTTTTCTGGCCTGCTCCAACATGGTTCTTCGTTTCTTTGGTCATCCCGTCAAGGGAACCTTTGAACTCATGGGATTTTTGGGGGCCATGGTGGGCGCATTGGCCCTGTCCGGGACGCAGGCGGGCAAGGGACATATTGTCATCTCCATGTTCCAGGACAGGTTTCCCGCACGGATGCGTCTTGGTCTTGACGTGCTGACTTCCCTGATCTGCCTGGCCTTTTTCGGACTTGTGGCCTGGCAGACCTGGGATCTGGCCTTGTCCATCCGTGAGTTCGAGGAGGTTTCCGAGACTCTGCAGATCATCTATTATCCCTTTGTTCTGGTGGTCTGCCTAGGCGTCATCGCCCTGGTCCTTCAGATCTTTGTGGAATTGGTTCTGCTTGTGGGGGACAGAAGCCGGGGAGGTGCGTCATGA
- a CDS encoding TRAP transporter substrate-binding protein encodes MFRMILAIGVCCLVFGCLGASPALAGPITLRYANFPPASTFPCVQMERWKKEVEKRTDGQVSIETYPGGTLLGAKNMLRGVMKGQADIGCLCMSYQPGVFPMTTVAELPVGFASSAVASRVLYELYRMHTPKEFAKVKVLALFTSAPTNIMSRVPVRSITDFTGLELRASGMASRVLDRLGATPVSMPMPETPEALQKGLVKGLMSSLEVMQDMNFAEYCPYVTRTDFQVYPFAVIMNKRAFDRLPVAVQKVLDDLILEQSVWTGRYMDEHVLDSLAWSQKTYGVETITLDREQHALMQEKLAPLIEEWKAKATDKGVDAEAVLADLYRLRDTYQP; translated from the coding sequence ATGTTCCGGATGATTTTGGCCATTGGCGTGTGTTGTCTGGTGTTCGGATGTCTGGGCGCATCACCTGCTTTGGCAGGGCCCATCACCCTGCGTTACGCCAATTTTCCGCCCGCTTCCACCTTTCCCTGCGTGCAGATGGAGCGGTGGAAAAAGGAAGTGGAAAAGCGAACAGACGGTCAGGTGAGCATCGAGACCTATCCTGGAGGGACCCTTCTTGGGGCCAAGAACATGCTTCGGGGGGTCATGAAGGGCCAGGCCGATATCGGATGCTTGTGCATGTCCTATCAGCCAGGGGTTTTTCCCATGACCACGGTGGCCGAGCTGCCCGTGGGGTTTGCCTCGTCTGCCGTGGCTTCCCGGGTCCTGTACGAGCTCTATCGCATGCACACGCCCAAAGAGTTTGCCAAAGTCAAGGTTCTGGCCCTGTTCACGTCCGCGCCTACCAATATCATGAGCCGGGTACCGGTCAGGTCGATTACGGACTTTACAGGGCTGGAACTGCGCGCCTCGGGCATGGCCTCACGAGTGCTGGATCGCCTCGGGGCCACTCCGGTTTCCATGCCCATGCCCGAAACACCCGAGGCATTGCAAAAGGGGCTGGTCAAGGGGCTCATGTCGTCCCTTGAGGTGATGCAGGACATGAATTTTGCCGAGTACTGCCCCTATGTGACTCGCACGGATTTTCAGGTCTACCCCTTTGCCGTGATCATGAACAAGCGTGCCTTTGACCGGCTGCCTGTTGCGGTTCAAAAGGTACTGGACGATCTGATTCTGGAACAGTCGGTGTGGACCGGCAGGTACATGGATGAGCATGTTCTTGATTCCCTGGCCTGGTCCCAAAAGACCTATGGGGTTGAGACCATTACCCTTGACCGGGAGCAGCATGCCCTCATGCAGGAAAAGCTCGCTCCCCTGATCGAAGAGTGGAAGGCCAAGGCCACGGACAAGGGCGTGGATGCCGAGGCCGTGCTGGCCGATCTGTATCGCCTCAGGGATACGTACCAGCCATAG
- a CDS encoding Hsp20/alpha crystallin family protein, producing MVIDFSTYYDLPAQIDRIFEEMRKPLYFTQRRLSYPPVNICEDDRNIYVSSEIPGVEIGDIDLTLTDGSLVIKGERKSESGKYFRQERATGNFQRIITLNVPVNQGKVSATMKNGVLSIVLPKAEEAQPKKIDITVS from the coding sequence ATGGTTATAGATTTCAGCACTTACTATGATTTACCCGCACAGATTGACAGAATATTCGAAGAAATGCGCAAGCCACTTTATTTTACCCAACGCAGATTGTCCTATCCGCCAGTGAATATATGTGAAGATGATCGCAATATTTATGTATCTTCCGAAATTCCTGGTGTTGAGATAGGCGATATCGACCTTACTCTTACAGACGGAAGCCTGGTTATTAAAGGTGAAAGAAAATCAGAATCCGGAAAATACTTCCGCCAGGAACGCGCTACAGGAAATTTCCAGCGCATCATCACCTTGAACGTCCCGGTCAATCAGGGCAAGGTATCCGCAACCATGAAAAACGGGGTGCTCAGCATTGTTTTGCCCAAGGCGGAAGAGGCCCAGCCCAAGAAAATCGATATCACGGTATCCTAA
- a CDS encoding Hsp20/alpha crystallin family protein yields the protein MTQDIAKQDTLPRFNPDSDILEREDGFHIFMDLPGVAKEDLVIDLKENELEISGKATYEDHETAKDVHMEFGSGTYVRRFTISDAVDAEKIKATMKNGVLELYLPKAEKAKPKKIEILAQ from the coding sequence ATGACTCAAGACATTGCCAAACAAGACACACTCCCTCGTTTCAATCCCGATTCAGACATCCTTGAACGCGAAGACGGGTTCCACATCTTCATGGATCTGCCCGGAGTGGCCAAGGAGGATCTGGTCATCGACCTCAAGGAAAACGAGCTGGAGATTTCCGGAAAGGCCACCTATGAGGACCATGAAACAGCCAAGGACGTGCACATGGAATTTGGCAGCGGAACCTATGTGCGCCGGTTCACCATCTCGGACGCCGTGGATGCTGAAAAAATCAAGGCAACCATGAAAAACGGGGTGCTGGAACTGTATCTGCCCAAGGCCGAAAAGGCCAAACCCAAGAAAATCGAAATCCTTGCCCAATAA
- the ansA gene encoding asparaginase produces MKRVYIAYTGGTIGMRRTREGYAPAPGYLKSLLAGFPELGNRVMPVYDIHEYDPLLDSSNMGPEHWLLIARDILAHYDDYDGFIVLHGTDTMAYSASALAFMLQGIDKPVILTGSQIPLCEVRSDGRDNLITAMMIIAQHPVPEVCLYFGNRLLRGCRSVKVNGSGLQAFDSPNFPPLGTVGIKIRINHELVRRPGCGKPELAATLESARVGALRFFPGISIDMITAMLEAPLQGLVMETYGMGNGPSKNRSFMKALEDAVSRGMVIVNCTQCLQGMVDQGGYATGHALDRAGLVSGFDLTAEAALTKLIYLFGQGYDPDRVKRMMGQNLCGEMTLSETN; encoded by the coding sequence ATGAAACGGGTGTACATCGCCTATACCGGCGGGACCATTGGCATGCGCCGGACCAGGGAGGGCTATGCACCGGCACCAGGATATCTGAAATCCCTGTTGGCCGGGTTTCCCGAACTTGGGAACCGGGTCATGCCCGTGTATGACATTCATGAATACGATCCCCTGCTCGACTCCTCGAACATGGGCCCTGAACACTGGCTGCTCATAGCCCGGGATATCCTGGCCCATTATGACGACTATGACGGGTTCATTGTTTTGCACGGCACGGACACCATGGCCTACAGCGCGTCGGCCCTGGCCTTCATGCTCCAGGGAATCGACAAACCGGTCATCCTGACCGGGTCGCAGATTCCTTTGTGTGAAGTGCGTAGCGATGGCCGGGACAACCTGATCACGGCCATGATGATCATTGCTCAGCATCCCGTGCCTGAGGTCTGCCTGTATTTCGGCAACCGGCTGCTTCGGGGGTGCCGCTCGGTCAAGGTCAATGGTTCTGGTTTGCAGGCTTTTGATTCCCCCAATTTTCCTCCCTTGGGCACCGTGGGCATTAAAATCCGGATCAACCACGAGCTGGTCCGGAGACCCGGTTGTGGCAAACCTGAGCTAGCCGCAACCCTGGAGAGCGCACGGGTTGGTGCCTTGCGGTTTTTTCCGGGCATTTCCATCGATATGATCACCGCCATGCTCGAGGCTCCACTCCAGGGGCTGGTCATGGAAACCTACGGTATGGGCAACGGCCCGAGCAAGAACCGGTCGTTCATGAAGGCGTTGGAGGATGCTGTTTCCCGGGGTATGGTCATTGTCAACTGTACCCAATGTCTGCAGGGCATGGTGGATCAGGGGGGATACGCAACCGGCCACGCCCTGGACCGGGCAGGCCTTGTGAGCGGATTCGACCTGACAGCCGAGGCCGCCCTGACCAAGCTTATCTATCTGTTTGGTCAGGGATATGATCCGGACAGGGTCAAAAGGATGATGGGGCAGAATCTGTGTGGGGAGATGACCCTTTCTGAAACGAACTGA
- a CDS encoding TatD family hydrolase has protein sequence MGKKKNRPLPQSLGLPRTGMDAHAHLDAAEFDEDLDEVLVRARESGLAGVATVFLGPDPYLAGVSRFARHKDVVFLMGLHPEDAGTVKFEDIPRMEQLFRKDARLRALGEIGLDYYWDATLKDRQQQLFREQLELARHLELPVAIHSRDAEEDTLAILLDMGFHDYPLQWHCFGQSRDLALELLSHGWHLSIPGTVTYKKNIRLMEAVRAIPLDRMFVETDCPYLAADPYRGKRNEPALVVFTAQKIAEIKDLPVEEVWTACGKNALRFFGVESEGKDRGHCEDMV, from the coding sequence ATGGGGAAGAAAAAAAACCGTCCTTTGCCCCAGTCCCTGGGGCTTCCCCGCACGGGTATGGACGCCCATGCCCATCTTGATGCTGCCGAGTTTGACGAGGATCTTGACGAGGTCCTCGTGCGGGCCCGGGAATCCGGGCTGGCCGGTGTGGCCACGGTGTTTCTGGGACCGGATCCGTATCTTGCGGGGGTCTCCCGGTTTGCCCGACATAAGGACGTGGTCTTTCTCATGGGGCTGCATCCTGAAGATGCGGGCACGGTCAAATTCGAAGATATTCCCCGCATGGAGCAATTGTTCCGCAAGGATGCCAGACTGCGCGCCCTGGGAGAAATCGGCCTTGATTACTATTGGGATGCGACCTTGAAGGACCGGCAGCAACAATTGTTTCGAGAGCAGCTTGAGCTTGCCCGCCATCTGGAACTGCCCGTGGCCATTCATTCCCGGGATGCGGAAGAAGACACCCTGGCCATTTTGCTGGACATGGGGTTTCATGACTATCCCCTGCAATGGCACTGCTTTGGCCAATCCCGCGATCTTGCCCTGGAGCTTCTTTCCCACGGTTGGCATTTGTCCATTCCAGGGACAGTGACCTACAAGAAGAACATTCGACTCATGGAAGCGGTTCGCGCCATTCCTCTTGATCGGATGTTTGTTGAAACGGATTGTCCATATCTGGCGGCCGATCCCTATCGCGGCAAGCGCAACGAACCGGCTCTGGTGGTATTCACGGCCCAAAAGATCGCTGAAATCAAGGATCTCCCCGTGGAAGAGGTCTGGACCGCCTGCGGGAAGAATGCCCTGCGATTTTTCGGGGTGGAATCTGAGGGAAAGGACCGAGGCCATTGTGAGGACATGGTATGA
- a CDS encoding Trm112 family protein, whose amino-acid sequence MALNKELLDILACPICKKELELTEPEDGLICHACSKVYPIREEIPVMLVDEAVDLADWQAGKRNA is encoded by the coding sequence ATGGCACTGAACAAGGAACTGCTCGATATCCTGGCCTGCCCCATCTGCAAGAAAGAACTGGAGCTGACCGAACCCGAGGACGGGCTCATCTGTCATGCCTGCAGCAAGGTCTATCCCATCCGCGAAGAGATTCCGGTCATGCTCGTGGACGAGGCCGTGGACCTTGCGGATTGGCAGGCCGGCAAGAGGAACGCTTAA
- the argJ gene encoding bifunctional glutamate N-acetyltransferase/amino-acid acetyltransferase ArgJ, protein MFDVPKGYRFAAVEAGFKYRNRCDLSLVVSDCPAHAAGVFTTNAFQAAPVVVSQKTLAGSPVARAILVNAGQANACTGEEGEKRCLATRTMVGTPLGIDPTEILVASTGVIGDQLPMDRFERGAKALVDNVGHSSALDMAKAIMTTDTFPKLVTATVSLEGGTVRLLGMCKGAGMICPNMATMLGFIVCDARVDPLWWQQTLRTAVDESFNAVTVDGDTSTNDCVLALANGQSHVEAVSRSDKRLLAAGLIDLCRELAFRIVQDAEGGTKVLRIRVSGAKSKPQAETVARVVGHSPLVKTALYGQDPNWGRIVAAVGRSGATFDPNQVSVAIGDTTIFSKGRPVEGDWDSILAPVLKRDEIVVSISLGTGRGSYELLASDLTEEYIRINADYRT, encoded by the coding sequence ATGTTTGATGTGCCCAAGGGATACCGGTTTGCTGCTGTGGAAGCTGGATTCAAATACCGGAATCGCTGTGACCTGAGCCTGGTTGTGAGCGATTGTCCGGCCCATGCGGCCGGGGTGTTCACTACCAACGCATTTCAGGCCGCCCCTGTGGTAGTTTCCCAAAAAACCCTGGCAGGTTCGCCCGTGGCCCGGGCCATTCTGGTCAATGCGGGTCAGGCCAATGCCTGTACCGGAGAGGAAGGGGAAAAACGGTGTCTGGCCACCCGAACAATGGTGGGAACCCCTCTGGGCATTGATCCCACGGAGATCCTGGTGGCATCCACCGGGGTTATCGGTGATCAGCTGCCCATGGATCGCTTTGAGCGTGGCGCCAAGGCCCTGGTGGACAACGTCGGGCACAGCTCAGCTCTGGACATGGCCAAGGCCATCATGACCACGGACACCTTTCCCAAGCTGGTTACGGCAACCGTCTCCCTGGAAGGCGGTACGGTCCGTCTTTTGGGCATGTGCAAGGGCGCGGGCATGATCTGTCCCAACATGGCCACCATGCTCGGGTTTATCGTCTGTGATGCCCGGGTGGATCCTCTCTGGTGGCAGCAGACCCTGCGCACCGCTGTTGACGAGAGTTTCAACGCCGTCACCGTGGACGGGGATACCAGCACCAATGACTGTGTTTTGGCCCTGGCCAATGGACAGTCCCATGTGGAGGCGGTCTCCCGGTCGGACAAACGGCTTTTGGCCGCAGGACTGATCGATTTGTGCCGGGAACTGGCCTTTCGCATTGTCCAGGATGCCGAAGGCGGAACCAAGGTCTTGCGCATCCGGGTGTCTGGCGCCAAGAGCAAGCCCCAGGCCGAAACCGTGGCCCGTGTGGTTGGCCATTCGCCCCTGGTCAAGACGGCCCTGTACGGCCAGGACCCCAATTGGGGACGGATTGTGGCTGCTGTGGGGCGTTCCGGGGCAACATTTGATCCAAACCAGGTATCAGTGGCCATCGGAGATACAACGATTTTTTCCAAGGGTCGTCCTGTGGAAGGCGACTGGGACAGCATCCTGGCACCGGTCTTGAAGAGAGATGAGATCGTGGTATCCATTTCTTTGGGAACCGGACGGGGTTCATACGAGCTTTTGGCCTCGGACCTGACTGAAGAATATATCAGGATCAATGCCGATTACAGGACCTAA